The Bacillota bacterium genome includes a region encoding these proteins:
- the rlmD gene encoding 23S rRNA (uracil(1939)-C(5))-methyltransferase RlmD, which translates to MNRPPLAKGDLVQLTVEDLASNAEGVGRFKGFTVFVPGALPQETVTAQVISVQKHYARALPEGIVRTSPHRSNSSCPTYDRCGGCQLQHLDYSEQLQFKQQVVERALIHIGKMDRVQVLPTLGMDRPWAYRNKASFPLAEKDGLVSAGLFAPRSHQVIETKECLLLHPKINVVLRQFVSAVNQLKISAYNETSGSGLLRHLLVRVAVTTGEIMTVVVTTGADRPRLTRLAERLVTDVPELTSLLLNINAKRTNVILGPKWQLLHGRPTITDYLGPYRFHISGGSFFQVNPFQTVRLYEQVRTYAGLTGKEVVVDAYCGIGTISLFLAEQAKAIHGIEVIPAAIDDARRNARENGIDNARFKVGEVEKVLPELRAQGIQPEVVVLDPPRQGCRPEVLAALASARPERIVYVSCNPATLARDLRGLTDEGYLVHKVQPVDMFPQTYHVETVVLLSKGEIDSKKVRVEFSLEDMDMSDFQDKATYTQIKDYVLEHSGLKVSNLYISQIKRKCGLEVGKNYNLPKAEDSRQPQCPSEKENAIREAMKYFGMI; encoded by the coding sequence GTGAATAGGCCGCCACTGGCTAAAGGTGATTTGGTGCAACTAACCGTAGAAGATTTAGCGTCCAATGCAGAAGGAGTAGGGCGATTCAAAGGCTTCACAGTGTTTGTCCCTGGCGCCTTACCTCAAGAGACAGTTACAGCCCAGGTGATTTCGGTGCAAAAGCACTACGCCCGGGCGTTGCCCGAAGGGATTGTGCGTACGTCTCCACACCGATCGAATAGCAGCTGCCCCACCTATGACCGCTGCGGCGGCTGTCAATTGCAGCACTTAGATTATTCTGAGCAGCTGCAGTTTAAGCAACAGGTGGTAGAGCGGGCCCTTATCCATATCGGCAAGATGGACCGAGTACAGGTATTGCCCACCTTGGGAATGGACAGACCGTGGGCGTATAGGAATAAAGCCTCGTTTCCGTTGGCGGAAAAAGACGGCTTGGTGTCAGCAGGGTTGTTTGCGCCGCGGAGCCACCAAGTAATAGAGACGAAAGAGTGTTTGCTGCTGCATCCGAAGATAAATGTTGTCCTGCGGCAGTTTGTCTCAGCCGTCAATCAACTAAAAATCTCGGCGTACAATGAGACCAGCGGCAGCGGTCTTCTACGCCATTTGCTGGTTCGAGTAGCAGTGACTACAGGAGAGATTATGACGGTTGTGGTGACCACCGGTGCTGACAGGCCCCGGCTAACCCGGTTAGCCGAGAGGCTGGTCACCGACGTGCCCGAACTTACCAGCTTACTATTAAACATCAATGCCAAGCGAACCAACGTTATCTTGGGACCTAAATGGCAACTTCTCCATGGCAGACCTACAATCACCGACTATTTAGGTCCTTACCGATTTCATATTTCCGGGGGATCGTTCTTTCAGGTCAATCCCTTTCAAACTGTTCGCTTGTACGAACAAGTCCGGACCTATGCCGGGCTCACGGGGAAAGAAGTAGTTGTTGATGCTTACTGTGGTATTGGCACTATTTCTTTGTTCTTGGCCGAACAGGCAAAAGCCATTCATGGTATAGAAGTGATACCGGCAGCAATAGACGATGCCAGACGCAATGCCCGGGAGAACGGCATTGATAACGCTCGTTTTAAGGTGGGAGAGGTGGAAAAAGTACTACCGGAGCTAAGAGCGCAAGGTATTCAGCCTGAGGTAGTGGTGCTCGATCCGCCGCGCCAGGGCTGCCGTCCGGAAGTCCTGGCGGCGCTGGCTTCGGCTCGGCCGGAACGAATTGTCTATGTATCCTGTAATCCGGCTACCTTAGCGCGTGACCTGAGGGGCTTGACCGATGAAGGCTACCTAGTTCATAAAGTGCAGCCGGTGGACATGTTTCCCCAGACATATCACGTTGAAACGGTTGTCTTGCTTTCCAAGGGTGAGATCGACTCGAAAAAGGTTCGGGTTGAGTTCTCTTTGGAAGATATGGATATGTCTGATTTTCAAGATAAGGCAACCTACACGCAGATTAAAGACTATGTGTTGGAGCATAGCGGACTAAAGGTATCTAACCTGTATATCTCTCAAATCAAAAGAAAGTGCGGGTTGGAGGTCGGAAAGAACTACAATCTGCCGAAAGCGGAGGATTCCAGACAGCCCCAGTGTCCGTCCGAGAAAGAGAACGCAATCCGAGAAGCAATGAAATATTTTGGGATGATTTAA